A window from Malassezia restricta chromosome I, complete sequence encodes these proteins:
- a CDS encoding carboxypeptidase D — translation MRSYQLSCTTSARMSLCSLFYFFVATLVVGTYGTRNDPIYNVQALRARLGSEGTKKFEIPTRLPNVTFEVPPSWGGYQPVSPRHDETRQLYFWMFPATGKVGHDDLVVWFNGGPGCSSLTGVLTEEGPVKFNNVTHKAEPNPYSWTNLTNMIWVDQPAGTGFSRGQPKNQSMEQIAEEFNGFLLSLYQTFPKLQGKRLWLAGESYAGKFIPYMADWIYKHEVENQKAGIHLHGINMIDGFFMDDIIGKELPSMQFAQQHYRSMNISEADMSALEAKAQKIGIDDYVERYLHYPPKGPLPIPRNLNKPESVYSTFKNLAKKANPCFSPFYVIATAPCPLNSMGQNVTSEKAFPQNYFNDMPSIKPIIHADNKTYLSCSRAKPFKIMKKLHTQFPIHTVLPGVIEKSNRTIIQHGKLDYIMLVNGTSLAIQNMTWAGAQGFQSKPNKTLLVDGETAGLYHSERKLSLVQVDRASHMIAAYKPKPAYKLLQFLLGQIEEEDLIKA, via the coding sequence ATGCGGTCTTATCAACTATCTTGTACAACGAGCGCCAGAATGTCATTGTGCAGCCTGTTCTATTTCTTCGTGGCAACATTAGTCGTCGGCACCTACGGTACAAGAAACGATCCGATCTATAATGTACAAGCGCTACGTGCACGTTTAGGTTCAGAAGGAACCAAAAAGTTCGAAATCCCGACCAGATTACCAAATGTTACGTTTGAAGTACCCCCCTCATGGGGTGGTTATCAGCCGGTTAGCCCAAGGCATGATGAAACGCGTCAACTCTACTTTTGGATGTTCCCTGCAACTGGAAAAGTTGGCCACGACGACCTTGTTGTCTGGTTCAACGGCGGTCCTGGTTGCTCATCTCTCACGGGTGTTCTCACTGAGGAGGGTCCTGTGAAATTCAACAATGTAACGCACAAGGCTGAACCCAATCCGTATTCATGGACAAATTTGACGAACATGATCTGGGTTGATCAACCTGCTGGCACCGGCTTCTCTCGTGGTCAACCGAAAAACCAATCTATGGAACAAATCGCCGAGGAATTCAACGGGTTTCTGCTCTCATTGTACCAAACCTTTCCCAAGTTGCAAGGCAAGAGGCTCTGGCTTGCAGGGGAAAGCTACGCAGGCAAGTTCATTCCCTACATGGCCGACTGGATTTACAAGCATGAAGTTGAGAACCAGAAAGCAGGTATTCATCTCCATGGCATTAATATGATAGATGGATTCTTTATGGACGACATAATTGGGAAGGAACTCCCATCCATGCAATTTGCCCAACAACATTACAGGAGCATGAATATAAGTGAGGCTGACATGAGCGCTCTCGAAGCCAAAGCACAGAAAATTGGCATTGATGATTACGTGGAGAGATATCTTCATTATCCTCCGAAGGGTCCGCTCCCTATCCCGCGCAACTTGAACAAGCCCGAGTCGGTATATTCTACATTCAAGAATTTGGCGAAGAAGGCGAACCCATGCTTCTCTCCATTCTATGTTATAGCCACGGCACCATGTCCGCTGAACTCTATGGGTCAGAACGTCACGTCGGAAAAGGCTTTCCCGCAGAATTACTTCAATGATATGCCTTCCATCAAGCCAATCATTCATGCTGACAACAAAACTTATTTGTCGTGCTCCCGGGCTAAGCCGTTTAAAATCATGAAGAAACTCCACACTCAATTTCCTATTCATACCGTTCTCCCTGGCGTTATCGAAAAGAGCAATCGCACCAtcatccagcacggcaAGCTTGATTATATCATGCTGGTGAATGGCACCTCGCTAGCTATCCAGAATATGACTTGGGCCGGCGCGCAGGGTTTCCAATCCAAACCTAACAAAACGCTTCTTGTGGACGGTGAAACGGCTGGCTTGTATCATAGCGAGAGGAAGTTGTCATTGGTTCAAGTCGACCGCGCGAGCCACATGATCGCGGCCTACAAACCCAAGCCAGCTTACAAGTTGCTTCAATTTTTGCTGGGACAAATTGAAGAGGAAGACCTGATCAAGGCCTAA
- a CDS encoding Csr1-phosphatidylinositol transfer protein, giving the protein MSLASPLIPIKRAPVNSRKYKSREHFANDKKNAAPRVDSRQSNSDLSFSNSRKVLKQTGSHQKTTKDTQSNLGFQKNKLSSSKKLPLIPECSREGLGHETRSCVTPDHRARVGNDSCNGVSKSQSSHSMIEQANDSDNEFYDAIEATEASLPVTTQITKKADANQSPSDVSPAPHPNFQGKFNKIHDLQLLASNAKDRSARISRLTYADVRQLPDNMYQDILVTHRALHCFLNSRMMEAYEIVEPYSECRLYYTLGYALLSTIKAMMTFEHQDLGTAISHCRDALHIAHLLRKKQSALSSFGRFVRGAGPSVAWFSSMTPVEKHAELISSECTLLKAVLGIAHSGDILGSLSEIFHLRAAYGEYRSLLKFIEWEDAHAQEKTDEHFRSGVFLGSGCISLILGLLPSKVLKIMEIFGYEGDVQVGLRLLCQASGWNPDPSKRVPLHTIETEGIRGPLSDMAMLMYHLVISTFIPVPHVNIDFSEKVLNYHLQRYPQGVFFLYFQGRLYSTQARSAKAIECFKEARDVQNEYVQLKHICYWDMALAYMSLNEWRKTSFCFTVLANENNWSKALYHYARAASLYETGNATEREEAKEVMERVPSMTQRIAGKSIPLEKFAARKARKMTQYGYLFHPAMEFAYLTHCYTSSSPSSLYQRSLPIIEKELARMETEANPVQDDLCLAHFLHGVILRNLAYPENHVKKDSFEGYFNASEACTKAETSLLYVAKHGALCEYDHYMLYFCHYELGRLYISMGRHADARSQLELVLSGKNLGDHGRKGKYSMQNMCVLRSNAALELM; this is encoded by the coding sequence ATGTCGTTGGCTTCGCCACTGATCCCTATCAAAAGGGCTCCAGTAAATTCAAGAAAATATAAGAGTCGAGAACATTTTGCGAATGACAAAAAGAATGCAGCTCCGAGAGTGGATTCTCGTCAATCGAACAGTGACTTGTCCTTTTCTAATTCCAGGAAGGTTCTGAAACAAACAGGGTCGCACCAGAAAACAACCAAAGACACTCAAAGTAACCTTGGATTCCAGAAAAATAAACTGTCCAGCTCAAAAAAACTGCCACTTATACCGGAGTGCTCTCGTGAAGGTCTTGGGCATGAAACAAGGTCCTGTGTAACACCAGATCACCGTGCACGCGTTGGAAACGACTCTTGCAACGGTGTTTCTAAATCCCAGTCTTCACATTCAATGATTGAACAAGCTAATGATTCGGATAATGAATTTTATGACGCCATTGAAGCCACAGAAGCAAGTTTACCTGTAACAACCCAAATCACAAAGAAAGCCGATGCAAATCAAAGCCCATCTGACGTGTCTCCCGCCCCGCATCCCAATTTTCAAGGAAAATTCAATAAAATACATGACTTGCAGCTTCTTGCCAGTAATGCCAAGGACCGATCTGCGCGCATCTCTCGTCTCACTTATGCTGATGTTAGGCAATTGCCAGACAACATGTACCAAGACATTCTTGTGACACACCGCGCTTTACATTGCTTCCTTAACAGCCGCATGATGGAAGCTTATGAAATTGTAGAACCCTACTCTGAATGTCGTCTCTACTACACTCTTGGTTATGCTCTCTTGTCAACAATCAAGGCTATGATGACATTTGAACATCAAGACCTCGGCACCGCTATATCACATTGCAGGGATGCACTTCATATTGCTCACTTGCTGCGCAAAAAGCAATCTGCTTTGTCTTCATTTGGCCGCTTTGTACGTGGTGCGGGTCCCTCTGTGGCGTGGTTTTCTTCAATGACACCTGTGGAAAAGCATGCAGAACTTATATCTTCTGAATGCACGCTTCTCAAAGCCGTATTGGGCATTGCGCATTCAGGTGATATTCTTGGTTCTTTGTCTGAAATATTCCATCTACGAGCTGCGTATGGTGAATACAGAAGCCTTCTCAAGTTTATTGAATGGGAagatgcacatgcgcagGAAAAAACAGATGAACATTTTCGCAGCGGTGTGTTCCTGGGCTCAGGATGTATCAGCTTGATTTTGGGACTGTTGCCTTCCAAGGTGTTGAAGATCATGGAGATTTTCGGCTATGAAGGCGATGTACAGGTGGGCCTAAGGCTTTTGTGCCAAGCATCTGGATGGAATCCTGATCCATCCAAGAGAGTTCCTTTGCACACAATTGAGACAGAAGGCATACGAGGCCCTCTTTCTGATATGGCTATGTTGATGTATCATTTGGTCATTTCCACATTTATTCCAGTGCCACATGTCAACATCGACTTTTCAGAAAAAGTATTGAACTATCATCTTCAGCGCTATCCTCAAGGTGTATTTTTCCTCTACTTTCAAGGTCGTCTATATTCCACACAAGCTCGCTCTGCAAAGGCCATTGAATGCTTCAAAGAAGCTCGTGATGTCCAAAATGAGTATGTGCAGCTCAAGCACATTTGCTACTGGGACATGGCACTTGCTTATATGTCTTTGAACGAATGGAGAAAGACGAGCTTCTGCTTCACAGTGCTGGCTAACGAGAACAATTGGTCGAAGGCGCTGTACCATTAtgctcgtgccgcttcGCTGTATGAAACAGGCAACGCAACAGAACGAGAGGAAGCTAAAGAAGTGATGGAGCGTGTGCCCTCTATGACACAACGTATTGCGGGCAAAAGCATCCCTCTTGAAAAATTTGCGGCTCGTAAAGCTCGCAAGATGACGCAATACGGATACCTCTTCCATCCTGCTATGGAATTTGCTTATTTGACACACTGTTACACTTCGTCTTCTCCCAGCTCGCTTTATCAACGATCTTTACCCATTATCGAAAAAGAACTGGCGCGTATGGAGACAGAAGCCAACCCGGTTCAAGATGACCTTTGTCTGGCGCACTTTTTGCACGGTGTCATTCTGCGCAATTTAGCTTACCCTGAAAACCATGTCAAAAAAGACTCTTTCGAGGGATATTTCAATGCGTCTGAAGCGTGCACTAAGGCTGAAACGAGCCTTTTGTATGTGGCTAAACATGGTGCCTTGTGTGAGTACGACCACTATATGCTATACTTTTGTCATTATGAACTCGGTCGCCTATACATCAGTATGGGACGACACGCTGATGCTCGCTCACAATTAGAGCTGGTTCTCAGTGGTAAAAATCTTGGTGACCATGGCCGTAAAGGCAAATACAGCATGCAAAACATGTGTGTATTGCGTTCTAACGCTGCTCTCGAATTAATGTAA
- a CDS encoding Bromodomain associated protein, with protein sequence MVQEACLIKRARHAQPASDQAFFQLQLSAFAFLSSCGFQGSSANACHVFAECIQRYITLLGRTATGMAMGAGRHTANIWDVIMSLEEIMGQGTLDELMEWANDEGIWRRTTTDFWSPTLRKEQAKLARLANHELCSQRTSFSFEEIQDEALYVELTIREALDQCLEDDLVWGTSAYVTGTKRPYIEERLQDDENSYIPSFLPRFPTKDAWKERTPTDNVVRARAPKPKTEAKARPIPRAATIQGVPPSDELGEDGVRKVWRRRAMAYAGVLAESSGTRSELPSLDVCAKRRGPEAKLVPHGSTTSSIDAFMQVMDALGDDPTTQTPMLLTSLSRSHHTNPTSTSLMAAAFKRRRLAHAMADPLRYVPNDSMHGCVHVHPTSPSAAPGPSLLITIPPAKDGVDEDTHAATAAPLFTPVHPHGRTVAMVPPSGAQFPTMSYRHASHLYHAARMLLYPDMQRVFSRLSDPPAILDDHRTEQVYHGTAASRTQLSGTIMSVRHRDTLGVMVSRYRGANSILHASLERLRFHLAAEQEAQRRAALEDGRENEVEEPIRGERIKMPVKGTLVHSWDWQKADPYA encoded by the coding sequence ATGGTACAAGAGGCGTGCCTGATAaagcgtgcgcgccacgcgcaaCCCGCTTCAGACCAGGCCTTTTTCCAGCTTCAATTATCCGCCTTTGCATTCCTTTCCTCTTGCGGGTTTCAAGGCTCTAGTGCGAATGCGTGCCATGTATTTGCAGAGTGTATACAACGATACATCACTCTTCTAGGGCGCACCGCAACAGGTATGGCTATGGGAGCTGGGCGCCATACCGCGAATATATGGGATGTGATCATGTCACTGGAGGAAATTATGGGCCAAGGTACCTTGGATGAGCTAATGGAGTGGGCCAACGATGAGGGCATCTGGAGACGCACGACTACCGACTTTTGGTCCCCAACGCTGCGTAAGGAACAAGCTAAACTGGCACGGCTCGCAAATCACGAACTATGCTCCCAACGTACGTCGTTTTCTTTTGAAGAGATCCAAGATGAAGCCTTGTATGTCGAGCTCACTATTCGCGAAGCCCTGGATCAGTGCCTCGAAGACGATCTCGTCTGGGGCACTAGTGCTTATGTGACGGGTACAAAACGTCCATATATCGAGGAAAGACTTCAAGATGATGAAAATTCTTACATTCCATCGTTCCTACCGCGCTTCCCTACTAAGGATGCATGGAAAGAGCGTACCCCGACCGACAATGTCGTCCGGGCTCGCGCTCCCAAGCCCAAGACAGAGGCGAAGGCCCGTCCCATACCGCGAGCTGCTACGATACAGGGTGTGCCCCCATCTGACGAACTGGGCGAGGATGGTGTCCGAAAGGtatggcgtcgtcgagccaTGGCGTACGCTGGTGTGCTTGCTGAGAGCTCGGGTACCCGATCAGAATTGCCATCTCTGGATGTTTGTGCGAAGCGCCGCGGTCCAGAAGCAAAACTTGTTCCACATGGTTCCACCACGTCTTCTATCGATGCGTTTATGCAAGTCATGGATGCGCTAGGTGATGATCCCACGACACAGACGCCTATGCTTCTGACGTCCTTATCTCGATCTCATCATACCAATCCAACGTCCACCTCTTTGATGGCGGCAGCATTTAAGCGACGCAGACTTGCACACGCGATGGCTGACCCGCTTCGCTATGTGCCCAACGACTCGATGCACGGCTGCGTGCACGTACATCCGACCTCGCCGTCTGCAGCCCCAGGTCCGAGTCTGCTGATTACGATCCCACCCGCCAAGGATGGTGTCGATGAAGATACCCATGCTGCCACAGCTGCGCCTCTATTTACGCCCGTGCATCCGCATGGACGTACGGTCGCCATGGTGCCTCCCTCGGGTGCGCAGTTCCCCACTATGTCCTATCGACATGCATCGCACTTATACCATGCCGCCCGAATGCTTCTGTATCCCGACATGCAACGTGTCTTTTCTAGGCTTTCTGATCCACCAGCTATTTTGGACGATCATCGTACCGAGCAGGTGTATCATGGAACGGCTGCGAGTCGCACGCAGTTATCCGGCACCATTATGTCCGTTCGACACCGTGATACCCTAGGTGTCATGGTGAGTCGATACCGTGGCGCCAACTCCATACTGCATGCATCACTTGAGCGCTTGCGATTCCACTTGGCAGCTGAACAggaggcacagcgccgagCTGCTTTGGAAGACGGCCGCGAAAACGAAGTTGAAGAACCTATTCgcggcgagcgcatcaaaATGCCCGTCAAGGGCACCTTGGTTCACTCGTGGGACTGGCAAAAAGCTGACCCTTACGCATGA